The genomic DNA TTCTTCACGTGCGTTCTGATAACGGCCCACCTGAACAAGCGGTTCTGTTATATACGGAAAAACCATGTCTTCTCCGAGAAACAAATTCTGCTGGGCGTAAACCTGTACCGCCAGTGCAAGTGCCCCGTCATATATATATTTTCCATTGCGCTTAACTTCTATAAGATACATTAACTAATGCTCCGTTTCGTAAGTTTTCATTTTAGTAAACTGCTGTTCTTTTTCGACATCTGACAACAGTTTTTTAATATCTTCTTGCAGCCATACCAATCTGTCTCTAATCTCATGCGGCATACTGTAATCTTTTAAGTTCACCGTCATATATAAAGCATTACTGCGATTTTCGGTCATTTTTTGGAATGGATGTTTAATAACCTGCGGTGCCATATAACCGCAGCCGAGCTCCAGAAGTAATATCTTCTTATTTATATTTTCATCAAGAAAATTATTAAACAGTTTTTGGTCCAGACAGAACTTTTCATCTTCAACCATCCAGTCAGTATGATTCCTCCTGTTCAGCTCCATCGGCGCCCCGCATTCTCCACAGTATGGTATCAAGTCATCCGGAACTCTCATACTGTTCTGCTGTTCAATCATCTTTTTCATTAACGCTTCATTATTATATCTTTTCTGAGTACAGCCTTGTGAACACTGCAGCAGATTATACTTCCCCTGCACGTCAAATACTCTGTCAGGATTAAAACCTGCAATTTCAAAAGCATTATCCGCATTGGAAGTAATAATGTGATAATT from Jeotgalicoccus saudimassiliensis includes the following:
- a CDS encoding SIR2 family NAD-dependent protein deacylase; this encodes MNEISWNVLNNNNLTAAGRLSMALDEADAVLIGVGAGMAAADGFTYAGPRFTESFPDFIEKYCWLDMFQASVFDFETLNEEWAFFSRFVDLNYMSQPLGESYVRLNELLEGKNYHIITSNADNAFEIAGFNPDRVFDVQGKYNLLQCSQGCTQKRYNNEALMKKMIEQQNSMRVPDDLIPYCGECGAPMELNRRNHTDWMVEDEKFCLDQKLFNNFLDENINKKILLLELGCGYMAPQVIKHPFQKMTENRSNALYMTVNLKDYSMPHEIRDRLVWLQEDIKKLLSDVEKEQQFTKMKTYETEH